The following is a genomic window from Actinomycetes bacterium.
CACGCGCGCGGCGACCCCCTGCGACTGCAGCTGCGCCGCCCGCGCCCGGGCGTCCTGGATGGACGAAGGGCTGGCCAGCACCACGGTGTAGAAGTTCGCGGGAACCGGCGCCGTCGTCTGGGGCGCCGTCAGGGTCGTGGTCGCCTCGGGCTGGTCGGAGCTGGAGGCGGGGAAGCTGATCCCGAGGATCCCCCCGACGATGAGTCCGAAGACCGTGCCCACGGCCAGCAGCGCGGGCCCCGGGCGAGGCCAGCGGGTCTCGTACATGGGCAGAAAGCTACCGCCCGGCGCCGCGGACCTCAAATCCCCCGGGCTGGTCAGCCGGAGCCCGGGGCTGGTCAGCCGGAGCCCCGGGCTGGTCAGCCGGAGCCCCCTGCCTCAACGGCCTCCAGCTCGGCCTTGCGGAGCTCGCCCCGGCGGATCTTGCCGGTCAGGGTCTTGGGCAGGTCGTCGACGAACTGGACCCGGCGCGGGTAGGCGTAGGCGGCCAGCCGGTTGCGCACGTGCTCCTGCAGCTCCTTGGCGAGCGCGTCGTCGCCCTCCTGGCCGGGGTTGAGGCGCACGAACGCCTTGACA
Proteins encoded in this region:
- a CDS encoding SPOR domain-containing protein, which produces MYETRWPRPGPALLAVGTVFGLIVGGILGISFPASSSDQPEATTTLTAPQTTAPVPANFYTVVLASPSSIQDARARAAQLQSQGVAARVLARTEYPSLNTPYAVCAGTYPSYDRAKRAADELKATHPGLSAYPKLVRRAA